The window ACGAAGAGAAAACGGAAGGGTCTCTAATCCAGATCTCCCGCGACGTTTTACACTTCAGGAGGTGTTCAGGAGAGTGTTAGCGGTGTACTCTCGGCCTTATGTTTTGAATACCAGTCTCTGGCCCACGTAACTGCGGCCCTATCCTTAGAATCGATGATACCACGAACAACACCAATATCGTCGTGAATAACGACAAGAACATGTTCGATGGGTTCTGTAATCACGACGACCCCCATCGGAATTTCACCAGAGTACGAATAAGCGTCGAAATTCCCGGTGTTGATGAGGGTTTTGAATTTGTCACTGAGTTTCGTTTGTATGTGTTCAGTCGCCTCTCTTCCGAAGACAAACTCAGCATCCAGTCGGTTCACTCTCGTCTGAGTCAAATACGTCTCAACCATAGGCGAGAAAATAGTCGGCACGACACCACTAATCTTGGTCGCCTCAGAGACTTGTTCTTCAAGATATTCGTACACAAGGTCTGGTCTCGTTTCCCCGATCACACGTGTCGTTGCATCGCGAGCGACGGACGGATCAAGAACCGTTCCAATCTCCTGTCTCGTTTCAAGTAATCGCTTCGATTCTGCAAACGTCCGGACGATTTCATCGGTTCGCTCATACTGTGTATAGACGACTTCGCCGAACGTTGTCGGTACATACATACCATCCTGTTTTTTGACTAGATCGTGATCTTCGAGTTGTTTGAGCCACGGTAAACCGTCGACTGTGAGGCGTCTACCTCGTCGACCAGTTGGTTTTGATAAGCCGGGCCATCGATGAGTCGTTTGAATATCGACGACCGTTTGTGGA of the Halobiforma lacisalsi AJ5 genome contains:
- a CDS encoding transcriptional regulator FilR1 domain-containing protein codes for the protein MYVPTTFGEVVYTQYERTDEIVRTFAESKRLLETRQEIGTVLDPSVARDATTRVIGETRPDLVYEYLEEQVSEATKISGVVPTIFSPMVETYLTQTRVNRLDAEFVFGREATEHIQTKLSDKFKTLINTGNFDAYSYSGEIPMGVVVITEPIEHVLVVIHDDIGVVRGIIDSKDRAAVTWARDWYSKHKAESTPLTLS